Proteins encoded by one window of Chondromyces crocatus:
- a CDS encoding FAD-dependent monooxygenase — protein MTARSAGNGRRVLIVGLGISGLATAVRLHRIGWQPVIVERAPARRKGGYFIALFGTGQASAERLGLLDAMSSRQHPRGVTYEVDRADRRGHGLSFADLPGGPRVLLRGDVENALFDALPEEVEIRFSTVPLGMELRDHGVEVTMLHTPTGATVTEHFDLLVGADGMRSTVRKLVFGPHEDFLYPLNYMVGACVMSRPVTGYVPHDGLVMAEAGRSAWVFPFANHNPAVLFSYRVTDTDAQFRRAPIESLRRAYGPEAPGPVLNQLLDEFAAAEESLFDSVDQVRMDRWHQGRIVLVGDAAWSLTLYSGMGASTGMAGSELLGHLLEQYPDDVERALATWEAKLRPYITRLQADALMSRAFFTPSGEAQRILRAAILRLARSPLSRQLMAWLTGANQLKTVDIAAL, from the coding sequence ATGACAGCGCGATCAGCAGGGAACGGGCGCCGCGTCTTGATCGTCGGGCTCGGGATCAGTGGCCTCGCCACGGCCGTGCGGCTGCATCGCATCGGCTGGCAGCCGGTGATCGTCGAGCGGGCACCAGCGCGCCGCAAAGGCGGCTACTTCATCGCCCTCTTCGGCACGGGCCAGGCATCCGCCGAGCGGCTCGGGCTGCTCGACGCCATGAGCAGCCGCCAGCACCCCCGCGGCGTGACCTACGAAGTCGACCGGGCCGATCGTCGCGGCCATGGCCTGAGCTTCGCCGACCTCCCCGGCGGGCCGCGCGTGCTGCTGCGGGGCGACGTCGAGAACGCCTTGTTCGACGCGCTGCCCGAGGAGGTGGAGATCCGCTTCTCGACGGTGCCCCTGGGCATGGAGCTGCGGGATCACGGCGTCGAGGTCACGATGCTCCACACCCCGACCGGCGCCACCGTGACCGAGCACTTCGACCTCCTGGTGGGCGCCGACGGCATGCGATCCACCGTCCGCAAGCTCGTCTTCGGTCCGCACGAGGACTTCCTCTACCCGCTGAATTACATGGTCGGGGCGTGTGTCATGAGCCGACCCGTCACGGGGTACGTACCGCACGACGGGCTGGTCATGGCCGAGGCGGGGAGGTCAGCGTGGGTGTTCCCATTCGCGAACCACAACCCCGCCGTCCTGTTCTCCTACCGCGTGACCGACACCGACGCGCAGTTCCGCCGCGCGCCCATCGAGTCCCTGCGCAGGGCGTACGGACCGGAGGCGCCAGGACCCGTGCTGAACCAGCTCCTCGACGAGTTCGCCGCCGCGGAGGAGTCCCTGTTCGACTCGGTCGACCAGGTGCGCATGGATCGCTGGCACCAGGGTCGGATCGTGCTGGTCGGCGACGCCGCGTGGAGCTTGACGCTGTACTCGGGGATGGGCGCCTCGACCGGGATGGCAGGGAGCGAACTCCTGGGCCACCTGCTGGAGCAGTACCCGGACGACGTGGAGCGCGCGCTCGCCACCTGGGAGGCAAAGCTACGCCCGTACATCACGCGCTTGCAGGCAGATGCGCTGATGTCGAGGGCCTTCTTCACGCCGTCGGGAGAAGCGCAGCGCATCCTGCGCGCGGCAATCCTCCGC
- a CDS encoding helix-turn-helix transcriptional regulator produces MPRMPQRPPPRIITLDDLGTGGLPLRVTLIPARPAPRLPGPLISTFVMVFVLTAGRGRGRHLEEVELDAGDIHVVPAGVEHQPLDVSDLRGWMVAFDPTLLTSSGRLPGPPPRRAVGKDVPVRSLFLRGLLRLRPAQPRRQRIERTVAELEAELRERHWGAENAALALFTLLTTEFMREMQENASMAPILLSGLAQDALTFIEAHCLEPLSLQDVAAAMGRTPSHLANIMRRETGLTVGDWLRVHRMAEARRRLLETDASIESIADQVGYADVTHFIRTVRRTYGMTPRAFRARRRHEDV; encoded by the coding sequence ATGCCTCGCATGCCGCAGCGCCCCCCTCCCCGGATCATCACGCTGGATGATCTCGGGACTGGAGGTCTGCCCCTGCGGGTCACGCTCATCCCGGCGCGACCGGCCCCTCGGCTGCCCGGGCCGCTGATCTCGACCTTCGTCATGGTCTTCGTGCTGACGGCAGGGCGGGGACGAGGACGCCACCTCGAGGAAGTCGAGCTCGACGCCGGGGACATCCACGTCGTCCCTGCCGGCGTGGAACACCAGCCCCTCGATGTCAGCGATCTGCGAGGGTGGATGGTCGCCTTCGACCCGACGCTGCTGACCTCTTCGGGTCGGCTGCCAGGGCCACCACCACGCCGGGCCGTCGGAAAGGACGTGCCGGTGCGCAGCCTCTTCCTGCGGGGCCTCCTCCGGCTGCGACCCGCGCAGCCCCGACGGCAACGCATCGAGCGCACGGTGGCCGAGCTGGAGGCCGAGCTGCGAGAACGCCACTGGGGCGCGGAGAATGCCGCGCTCGCCTTGTTCACCCTCCTGACCACGGAGTTCATGCGCGAGATGCAGGAGAACGCGTCCATGGCGCCGATCCTGCTCAGCGGGCTCGCACAGGATGCCCTCACCTTCATCGAGGCACACTGCCTGGAACCCCTCTCGCTGCAAGACGTCGCCGCGGCGATGGGTCGCACGCCTTCGCACCTGGCCAACATCATGCGCCGCGAGACCGGGCTGACGGTCGGGGACTGGCTCCGCGTCCACCGCATGGCCGAGGCCCGACGCCGCTTGCTGGAGACGGACGCGAGCATCGAGAGCATCGCGGACCAGGTGGGCTACGCCGACGTCACCCACTTCATCCGCACCGTCCGGCGCACCTATGGCATGACCCCGCGGGCCTTCCGCGCACGCCGCCGCCACGAGGACGTGTGA
- a CDS encoding glutathione S-transferase N-terminal domain-containing protein: MSVAAEDLAKPVLVGRSSSHFTRVTRVFASETGVEHAFQVVRDLMSLDPEDYGGNPALKLPSLRTARGVWFGALNICRELSRMSRVGPQVVWPEQLVEPLLANAQELVAQAMTTEVTLILSRLAGRGEGNSHQVKMEKSLTHTLSWLDDNVEGVLAALPRERGLSYLEVTMFCLISHLEFRDVVPIAVYGRLNAFCRAFASRPSIQQTAYRFDS; this comes from the coding sequence ATGTCGGTTGCTGCCGAAGATCTCGCGAAGCCCGTCCTCGTTGGCCGTTCGAGTTCGCACTTCACGCGCGTCACGCGGGTCTTCGCCTCGGAGACAGGGGTGGAGCATGCGTTCCAGGTGGTGCGCGATCTGATGTCGCTCGATCCAGAGGACTACGGCGGTAACCCCGCGCTCAAGCTGCCGTCGCTCCGGACGGCCCGCGGTGTGTGGTTCGGGGCGCTCAACATCTGCCGTGAGCTTTCGCGGATGTCGCGCGTCGGGCCGCAGGTCGTCTGGCCGGAGCAGCTCGTCGAGCCGTTGCTCGCGAACGCGCAGGAGCTGGTCGCACAAGCGATGACGACCGAGGTGACGCTGATCCTGTCGAGGCTGGCAGGGCGAGGTGAGGGCAACTCCCACCAGGTCAAGATGGAGAAGAGCCTGACCCATACGCTGTCGTGGCTGGACGACAACGTGGAGGGCGTCCTCGCGGCGCTTCCTCGGGAGCGGGGGCTCAGTTACCTGGAGGTGACGATGTTCTGCCTCATCAGCCACCTCGAATTCCGGGATGTCGTGCCGATTGCCGTCTACGGTCGACTGAATGCGTTCTGTCGAGCGTTCGCGTCGCGACCCTCCATTCAGCAAACAGCGTATCGCTTCGATAGCTGA
- a CDS encoding N-acetylmuramidase domain-containing protein, with protein MSYVVQPGDTLGAIAGRHGTTVASLLRDNPSISDPNRILPGQRLAVPARASAPVRAAQSATTYTVRPGDTLSKIASDNGTTVGQIMSANPQISNPNRLSVGQNIRVPSARGGGNSGGRAGGSSGGRAGGGGASGGSGGGGSGTSVTAPQPSATRPQGTEAAPRADAPITSPSGTWVLPTQGQGLKLVLADFSNAARELACETAAVRAVAEVESGGRSGFDDQKRPKILFEVHKFRKHTGQRYDQSHPHLSAPYKSPRRRESYRKNQWQVIREAFALAPEAAVKSASWGMFQVLGENHAMCGWRSVRSFVEDMYISEAQHMRAFIGFCRSRGLLRHLKTKNWAAFAEGYNGPDYASNNYHTKMADAYRRYSR; from the coding sequence ATGAGCTATGTCGTTCAGCCTGGGGACACGCTCGGCGCCATCGCGGGTCGACATGGCACCACGGTGGCGTCTCTCTTGCGGGACAACCCTTCCATCTCCGATCCCAACAGGATCTTGCCCGGTCAGCGCCTCGCGGTTCCTGCGAGAGCGTCGGCGCCGGTGCGCGCTGCGCAGTCTGCCACGACGTACACGGTCCGGCCTGGTGACACGCTCAGCAAGATCGCCTCCGACAACGGGACGACCGTTGGCCAGATCATGTCGGCCAATCCGCAGATCTCGAACCCGAACAGGCTCTCCGTCGGACAGAACATCCGGGTGCCTTCTGCGCGTGGCGGAGGGAACTCGGGTGGGCGTGCCGGAGGGAGCTCGGGTGGGCGTGCCGGGGGAGGGGGAGCGTCGGGCGGGAGCGGGGGGGGTGGGAGTGGCACGAGCGTCACCGCGCCCCAGCCCTCGGCGACGCGGCCGCAAGGGACGGAGGCGGCGCCCCGCGCGGATGCGCCGATCACGTCACCGAGCGGCACCTGGGTGTTGCCCACCCAGGGGCAGGGGCTGAAGCTCGTTCTTGCCGATTTCTCGAACGCGGCCCGTGAGCTCGCCTGCGAGACGGCGGCAGTGCGCGCGGTCGCGGAGGTGGAGTCGGGGGGGCGAAGCGGTTTCGACGATCAGAAGCGACCGAAGATCCTCTTCGAGGTGCACAAATTTCGGAAGCACACGGGGCAGCGCTACGATCAGAGCCACCCCCACCTGTCGGCGCCTTACAAAAGCCCGCGGCGGAGGGAGAGCTACCGGAAGAATCAGTGGCAGGTGATCCGGGAGGCCTTCGCACTCGCTCCGGAGGCTGCGGTGAAGAGCGCCTCGTGGGGCATGTTCCAGGTGCTGGGAGAGAACCACGCGATGTGCGGATGGCGCAGTGTCCGCAGCTTCGTGGAGGACATGTACATCTCCGAGGCGCAGCACATGCGCGCGTTCATCGGGTTCTGCCGGAGCCGGGGGCTTCTTCGTCACCTCAAGACGAAGAACTGGGCGGCTTTCGCCGAGGGGTACAATGGCCCCGATTACGCGAGCAACAACTACCATACGAAGATGGCGGACGCTTACCGGCGGTACAGCCGCTGA
- a CDS encoding DUF2169 family type VI secretion system accessory protein has protein sequence MDVVSTGPVRVASRRWPSVHGTWSLAVACKVTYALLPGVSPLASEQEGLNEDDNHWDDDPVRSVYMPGDLVPYKPCADVVLVGQGFAPNRTPVASFMVRMRVGEVDKSIEVFGERSWSPEGALVEGAQVVRASLRYERAAGGPGTWNPVGVRADGPPDPYGRILLPSLQLPGQSVGRRGEPLAPVGYGPIAPSWPTRAERIRAHYGSWDPGRWFERPLPEGFDASFFNVAPGDQQVRELRDDERIVLENLHVEHAQLSTQLPGVRPRAMAERAAGRREEIALVADTLWIDTERCVCSMVWRGRISLAHPQEAGRITVGLEEPRGTGQRGKQGDAEGSGPAAPVSQSFNQAHTVLGGGDLPPLVMPFVRQGAGDAGPTKEKGHRPFPSSAMGQTQAPPFAPLAGNGGLGGLPFSAQAASPEAPPATPRPSLVYGQMFESSGASALMGKPSGATPWPQAAVAPAVVIPPAIAVPEPPVARVSFGQRAVSENMAPSPPAVSSAASASDVAAMAATYGSQAALEVASTSPTSSGSPVSAPRREPRAPGAGHYVDLLWFDVTAPRRLRAQASFASEVREPVGQGSWLSLDDELEPQQDRDRRDVLRVLGRVPSADAEGIMRAMIEAIDEEGAMAPPLVVVAGELQLFFHEVDVLKATIAVLSPLAGADKRLSEVLDAANELVASDWRCTIYAAESMTGRLREALAPSNRSILANVDRILLEQRRYQKRTLLGEKRIRAALAVEGSQTPIPCYLPEPLEAKLPLFQRFRAVLIAEARGQQDEYETNPLALIALALGRLINMPGRR, from the coding sequence ATGGACGTCGTCTCGACTGGTCCCGTTCGTGTCGCCTCCCGGCGCTGGCCTTCGGTACACGGCACGTGGAGCCTCGCGGTTGCGTGCAAGGTGACGTACGCCCTGCTGCCAGGGGTGTCTCCGCTTGCTTCCGAGCAGGAGGGACTCAACGAGGATGACAACCACTGGGACGACGACCCGGTGCGCAGCGTGTACATGCCGGGCGATCTGGTGCCCTACAAGCCCTGCGCGGATGTCGTGCTGGTGGGTCAAGGGTTCGCGCCGAACCGGACACCCGTGGCGTCGTTCATGGTGCGGATGAGGGTCGGGGAGGTCGACAAGTCGATCGAGGTGTTCGGAGAGCGGAGCTGGTCGCCCGAGGGGGCACTGGTAGAAGGGGCGCAGGTCGTGCGGGCGTCGCTTCGCTACGAGCGCGCAGCCGGTGGGCCTGGAACGTGGAATCCGGTCGGGGTTCGCGCCGACGGGCCGCCCGATCCCTATGGTCGGATCCTGCTGCCGAGCCTGCAGCTTCCGGGACAGTCCGTCGGGCGACGGGGTGAGCCGCTGGCGCCCGTGGGGTACGGGCCGATTGCGCCGAGCTGGCCGACGCGTGCCGAGAGGATCCGGGCGCATTACGGGAGCTGGGATCCGGGGCGCTGGTTCGAGCGGCCGCTGCCCGAGGGGTTCGACGCGAGCTTCTTCAATGTCGCGCCCGGTGATCAGCAAGTGCGTGAGCTGCGGGACGACGAGCGGATCGTGCTCGAGAACCTCCATGTGGAGCACGCGCAGCTCTCGACGCAGCTCCCTGGCGTGAGGCCCCGCGCGATGGCCGAGCGAGCCGCGGGCAGGCGTGAGGAGATCGCGCTGGTGGCCGATACGCTGTGGATCGATACGGAGCGCTGTGTGTGCTCCATGGTCTGGAGGGGGCGAATCAGCCTCGCGCATCCTCAGGAGGCTGGGCGAATCACGGTGGGGTTGGAGGAACCGCGTGGCACCGGGCAGCGAGGGAAGCAGGGCGATGCGGAAGGGAGCGGGCCGGCAGCGCCCGTGAGCCAGTCGTTCAATCAGGCACATACCGTTCTCGGGGGCGGCGACCTCCCTCCGCTGGTCATGCCCTTCGTGCGGCAGGGGGCGGGTGACGCAGGACCGACCAAGGAGAAGGGACATCGGCCATTCCCCTCGTCGGCCATGGGTCAGACGCAAGCTCCACCTTTTGCACCCCTTGCAGGGAACGGGGGCCTGGGGGGCCTGCCATTCTCCGCGCAAGCTGCCAGCCCCGAGGCGCCGCCTGCCACGCCGCGGCCGTCGCTCGTCTACGGTCAGATGTTCGAGAGCAGCGGGGCATCTGCGCTGATGGGGAAGCCTTCGGGCGCGACGCCCTGGCCACAGGCTGCCGTGGCGCCTGCTGTCGTCATCCCGCCGGCCATCGCCGTACCAGAGCCGCCGGTTGCGCGGGTATCGTTCGGGCAGCGAGCGGTCTCGGAGAACATGGCACCCTCGCCTCCTGCGGTGTCGTCCGCGGCCTCCGCGTCCGACGTCGCGGCCATGGCGGCTACCTACGGCTCCCAGGCAGCCCTGGAGGTGGCCTCGACGAGTCCGACGAGCTCAGGGAGCCCGGTGAGTGCGCCCCGGAGAGAGCCGAGGGCGCCAGGAGCAGGGCATTACGTCGATCTGCTGTGGTTCGATGTGACAGCGCCGCGTCGGTTGCGCGCGCAGGCGAGCTTTGCGTCCGAGGTACGTGAGCCCGTTGGTCAGGGGTCCTGGTTGTCGCTGGACGACGAACTCGAGCCGCAGCAGGACCGGGATCGGCGTGACGTGCTGCGCGTGCTCGGTCGGGTGCCGTCGGCAGATGCGGAGGGCATCATGCGGGCGATGATCGAAGCGATCGACGAGGAGGGGGCCATGGCCCCGCCGCTGGTGGTGGTCGCGGGGGAACTCCAGCTCTTCTTTCACGAGGTGGACGTGCTCAAGGCGACGATCGCGGTGCTCTCGCCGCTCGCTGGTGCGGACAAGCGGTTGAGCGAAGTGCTCGACGCGGCGAACGAGCTGGTGGCCTCGGACTGGAGGTGCACCATCTACGCTGCAGAGAGCATGACGGGACGGCTGCGCGAGGCGCTTGCTCCATCCAACCGATCCATCCTCGCGAATGTGGATCGCATCCTGCTCGAACAGCGCCGCTACCAGAAGCGCACGCTGCTTGGAGAGAAGCGGATACGTGCTGCCCTGGCGGTCGAGGGCTCGCAGACACCGATCCCGTGCTACCTGCCCGAGCCGCTGGAGGCGAAGCTGCCGCTGTTTCAGAGGTTCCGTGCCGTGCTCATCGCTGAGGCACGTGGGCAGCAGGACGAGTACGAGACGAACCCGCTGGCCCTCATCGCGCTGGCGCTCGGGCGGCTCATCAACATGCCGGGGCGACGCTAG
- a CDS encoding PAAR domain-containing protein yields the protein MATPSAARVGDPIEHSHELLGALAGIAVGLVVGAIVAATIIATAGTGILLVAAVFGALSAVCTGAAAGFSLGKLLKHLPGAESGVIGEGARSVFIGEGLPPAARALDKLACGDPPATKFGWALLGAVLLGPVVGTIVGMTYGTLNSAHAGAQVAMGSETVYIEQLNAARVKDETSCGGKIIRGSATVGIGGPQMTLIEPQPEVPEWLEDLMEDVDKAGVYFGLLSGFGGLRVLFTKGASIRGPLKDFAFAAGDYALFELQGWADDRFGEDSAITQTIAWGRTGYEVYGMRRTYRQNRASMGAAGASSPTRAATPPSAPTPPRAPTPPSAPTPPRAPTAAAPTAPTAPRPVPQGGQTIAERAAAGGRPPPYAQQNPGNYYFDPSSGRYKRR from the coding sequence ATGGCCACCCCGAGTGCCGCGCGTGTCGGAGACCCGATCGAGCACAGCCACGAGCTTCTGGGCGCGCTCGCCGGCATCGCCGTCGGCCTCGTCGTCGGTGCCATTGTCGCCGCGACGATCATCGCGACGGCGGGCACCGGGATCCTGCTGGTCGCTGCAGTCTTCGGAGCGCTCTCGGCCGTGTGTACAGGTGCAGCAGCAGGCTTCAGCCTGGGAAAGCTACTCAAACATCTGCCAGGTGCGGAATCGGGCGTCATAGGTGAAGGCGCCCGCTCCGTTTTCATCGGCGAAGGCCTCCCGCCTGCCGCCCGTGCTCTCGACAAGCTCGCCTGCGGCGACCCACCGGCCACGAAATTCGGCTGGGCGTTGCTCGGCGCCGTGCTGCTTGGGCCCGTTGTCGGCACCATCGTGGGCATGACCTACGGGACCCTCAACAGCGCGCACGCCGGAGCGCAGGTCGCCATGGGCAGCGAGACCGTCTACATCGAGCAGCTCAATGCTGCTCGTGTGAAAGACGAGACTTCATGCGGCGGCAAGATCATCAGAGGCAGCGCGACCGTCGGCATCGGCGGACCCCAGATGACGCTGATCGAGCCACAGCCCGAAGTCCCGGAGTGGCTCGAAGACTTGATGGAGGATGTCGACAAGGCCGGCGTGTATTTCGGTCTCCTCTCCGGCTTCGGTGGACTCCGCGTTCTTTTCACGAAAGGCGCCAGCATCAGGGGGCCGCTCAAGGATTTCGCCTTCGCCGCTGGCGATTATGCGCTCTTTGAACTCCAAGGATGGGCGGACGACCGATTCGGAGAAGACTCGGCCATCACCCAAACCATCGCGTGGGGCCGGACAGGTTACGAAGTTTACGGCATGCGTCGAACCTACCGCCAGAACAGGGCGAGTATGGGTGCCGCAGGGGCAAGCAGCCCTACCAGAGCGGCGACTCCCCCGAGCGCGCCTACGCCTCCCAGAGCACCGACTCCCCCGAGCGCGCCTACGCCTCCCAGAGCACCGACAGCCGCGGCGCCCACAGCCCCCACGGCCCCCAGACCCGTCCCTCAGGGTGGCCAGACCATCGCGGAGCGCGCGGCAGCGGGTGGTAGACCACCGCCGTATGCCCAGCAGAACCCTGGAAACTACTACTTCGATCCGAGCAGCGGGAGGTACAAGAGGCGATGA
- a CDS encoding DcrB-related protein, with amino-acid sequence MSDYIIDEASISLPSGWFDRSLNVLGPEPTQDEFKVLISRNEQNGRSLDSFVDQQVKDLSQRLPWFEIQRRGERTVAGARALEVCSTFRDGKAEMFQHQVILAARGRFITITAASLKRVDEACSKTLEQLLATARFQTDR; translated from the coding sequence ATGAGCGATTACATCATCGACGAGGCGAGCATCTCGCTCCCGAGCGGCTGGTTCGATCGCTCCTTGAACGTCCTCGGGCCCGAGCCCACACAGGACGAATTCAAGGTGCTCATCTCCCGCAATGAGCAAAACGGTCGCTCCCTCGACAGCTTCGTCGATCAGCAGGTGAAGGACCTCTCGCAGCGTTTGCCCTGGTTCGAGATTCAGCGCAGGGGTGAGCGCACCGTCGCCGGGGCGCGGGCGCTCGAAGTTTGCTCGACCTTCCGCGATGGCAAGGCGGAGATGTTCCAGCATCAGGTCATCCTCGCCGCCCGGGGGCGGTTCATCACCATCACTGCTGCCAGCCTGAAACGCGTCGACGAGGCATGCTCGAAGACGCTCGAACAGCTCCTCGCCACCGCCCGTTTTCAGACCGACCGCTGA
- a CDS encoding DcrB-related protein, whose product MRTYHTDELIFDMPDEWADKSMNIFVSSAGERIPFNIVITRDSLKGEEFGPFVLQRLREIAKKLGKLRVLGQRERMVGPLRGREARMQWPVQGGTMYQHQVYVAYYGEVLTFTASSIIKLATQCDAYLEQILSNIKFRKQ is encoded by the coding sequence GTGCGCACGTACCATACCGATGAGCTGATCTTCGACATGCCGGACGAGTGGGCCGACAAGTCCATGAACATCTTCGTCAGCTCGGCCGGCGAGCGTATCCCCTTCAATATCGTGATCACCCGCGACTCGCTCAAGGGCGAGGAGTTCGGGCCCTTCGTGCTTCAGCGGCTCAGGGAGATCGCAAAGAAGCTCGGCAAGCTCCGTGTCCTCGGGCAGCGGGAGCGCATGGTGGGGCCTCTTCGCGGGCGCGAAGCGCGCATGCAGTGGCCTGTGCAGGGGGGCACCATGTACCAGCACCAAGTCTATGTTGCCTACTACGGCGAGGTTTTGACCTTCACCGCGTCGAGCATCATCAAACTCGCGACGCAGTGCGACGCTTACCTCGAGCAGATCCTCTCCAACATCAAATTCCGGAAGCAATGA
- a CDS encoding AAA family ATPase: MKIKRITTNGFRGLPDKTFDFTADRTGVPGDLVIITGPPGSGKTSLLEAIIASKEDIGPYGLKRSTGSVVRSGEAAAKVRIDWQLSADERMRTGAGSTDLSSESILSSSIFSSIDHEPALVGLLGEYDAAPSVSKVEYFHASRRIPRGGVPSMSTIGVPGTERFARLTRDDAKYALLLRYVVEVNLGLHDVSGQRGMERLEEAFASLCRTRTLAGIERTPQALVPRFADGRGGIVGPDELSDSEKQALIFAVTFLRAGIQGSLVLIDTPELHLPEPDVGAFVTALGRLGADNQLVVATGSPGVIARNPDAVVIPLG; encoded by the coding sequence ATGAAGATCAAGCGAATCACCACGAACGGTTTTCGTGGCTTGCCCGACAAGACGTTCGATTTCACGGCCGATCGCACCGGCGTCCCCGGCGACCTCGTCATCATCACCGGACCTCCAGGGAGTGGCAAGACGAGCCTGCTGGAGGCGATCATCGCCTCCAAAGAGGACATCGGCCCGTACGGATTGAAGCGCTCGACAGGTTCCGTCGTTCGCAGCGGCGAGGCCGCCGCGAAGGTGCGTATCGACTGGCAACTGTCGGCCGACGAGCGCATGCGAACAGGCGCGGGAAGCACCGACCTGTCGAGTGAGTCGATCCTCTCCTCGAGCATTTTCTCCTCGATCGATCACGAGCCTGCTCTCGTGGGCCTGCTTGGCGAGTACGACGCCGCTCCGAGCGTCAGCAAGGTGGAGTACTTCCACGCAAGTCGCCGGATCCCTCGTGGCGGGGTGCCCAGCATGTCCACGATTGGCGTCCCTGGCACCGAACGCTTCGCGCGGCTCACGCGGGACGACGCCAAATATGCGCTCCTCCTCCGGTACGTCGTGGAGGTGAACCTGGGACTGCACGACGTGAGCGGTCAGCGCGGTATGGAGCGACTGGAGGAGGCCTTCGCCAGCTTGTGTCGCACCCGCACCCTCGCTGGCATCGAGCGGACGCCACAGGCGCTGGTTCCTCGCTTCGCTGACGGGCGCGGCGGCATCGTGGGTCCGGACGAGCTTTCGGACAGCGAAAAGCAGGCGCTGATCTTCGCGGTGACCTTCCTGCGCGCTGGGATTCAGGGCTCTCTCGTCCTCATCGACACGCCGGAGCTGCACCTCCCTGAGCCGGACGTCGGAGCCTTCGTCACGGCGCTCGGGCGCCTTGGTGCTGACAACCAGCTCGTCGTGGCGACCGGCTCGCCGGGAGTCATTGCCAGGAACCCGGATGCGGTGGTCATTCCCCTGGGATGA